GCCCGCCCTACGGCTGGTACTTCAACGCTGGCCCCATCGTCACCTACAGCTTCGAAAAAACGGGTCCCATCTCCGGCGGTACCGTCACCGCCGCCGATATCGCTAACGTGGGGATGAACTACGACGGCACGGTCTATGCCTTCTATACCAACACAAGCGGACAGCTCACCTTCACTGTGGGGGCATGCGTGACGCCGGACATACAGGTGCCGCTAGACCCGATGCCGACATCGGCATTCAGCGGAGCCGGCAGCACGGCGGGAGCCAAGCCCTTCAGTATTGCCGTGAACGGTTGCCCGCCTGGTTTGAACTCGGTGATGTACCAGTTGGATGCGGCGTCAGGCATCAGTGTGATCAACGCGGCTCAGGGCGTCATCGGTCTTGGCCAGAGCGCCTCGGCGACGGGCGTTGGCCTGCAGATTCGGGACGGCAGCAATAATCCGGTGAGTTTCGGCGCCATGCATGCAACAACGGGCTACAACAAGACAAGTGGCGGGAGCTTTTCCATCCCCTTGAAGGCGATGTACTACCAGACGGCCGCCAGGATGACTGCGGGGTCGGTTGCTTCCCAGGCTGTCTTCACCATGAGTTACCAATAACGGCACGCGACGGCGATACGGCCCACTGGCGTGTCCTGATGACGCGCGCATGGGTGGGGTAGTTACGTAAACGTATGGGATGGAACCAAAGGCAGCCGTTGCATGCGGCTGCTTTTTTTTGGGGTGCCTCGCGAGTTTACGCCCAATGATCGAGTCGGCCCTGTTCAAGCCAAATCCTGCAAGAAGCAGTGGCTGCAAGCCCCCTTGGCGCTCACGGGTAAGGGCCTTCCGCTCGAACCTCGCGCAAGTTAAATCAAGGCGTGAAAGGCGGCATCCATGGAACATGACGAATCACGGCGTGCGTGATGGATGACATCCATTGTGAGCACATGCCGCGACATTCGGATTATCGCCGGATATGTGTTGCGGCAAAGATATCCGGACATGAATATGCGTAACGCCGGTGTCTCGCTGCACGATGCAATGTGGCTTGTCGCTACGGTTCGCTTGCCTGTTTGTATACCTGTTCCTTTCAGGTTCGCTCAGCGTGTCAATTCCGGCATAACAAGTCTGCGGTGATGACGCCGTTGGCAATGACCTTAAACGTAATGGGAGTCAGTCCATGAGGAAAATCGACAAGGCCGAACTGGCCAAGGCCGAACTGGCCGGTGGTTGCTGCAAGCGCGCGTGCACGGGCGGTGGCGGTGGCAATGGTAAAGGTGGCAACGGCGTCTAATCCGTCCACAGAAATCGTCGCAAGGTCGGCCACGACATCTGTCGTGGTCGACGCTTGAGTTCTGTATGACAGAGGTGAATGCGGCTTACGGCGTGCGGCAAGGCGCGGCAGGCTGAAGGATGGCTAGCGACAGGGAGTGTCCCGTTTGGATATGCCTCATCTTCCCCGCTTTGGCGACGTGGCTTGGCGTTGGGTTGCCTACGCCTCGTCAGCGATCGTGCTTATCGCTGTTGCATCGGCGTTTCATGCAGAGATTGAACTGAAGCGCGACGTTGCCTGTGAGGTGGTGTCGCCGTCTGTGCTGCCGATTCCGGTGCAAGGCGGGAAAGTTTCTGGTGTATACGTCCATGCGGGACAGCGGATAAGGCAAGGCGAACCCTTGCTTGCGCTGTTGTCCATCGCATCGGGAGTATCCGAGTCGGCTGGTGACGTCGATAACGTCGTCGCACCACAGGATGGTGTTGTCGCATTCGTTCATGCCCGGGTTGGGCGCTGGCTGGAACGCGGCGATGTTGCGGTGATCCTTGATACCCAGCCGGATGGGCCACTACAGGTGGTTCTGCGCATCCCTTCCGGTCAGCGCGGGTTCGTGCAGCACGGCCAGCGCGTGGGCATCAAGTTGGATGCGTTCCCCTTTTCGCGCTTTGGCGTGCGTGCGGCCACGATAGGCTCCGTGTCCGAAGTGACGACGGGTAATGCCGTTGCTGACAGTCCGCTGGAAGATTCCGGCATCGCCAAGGACGCCAGCTCGGACTATCTCGCCTGGGCCTCATTGGGTGCCCGCACGTTTCGCTACGGCGGGGAAGAGCTCCACATTTTTCCGGGTATGCGGGGCAGGGCGTCCATCGTGGTTGAGCGACTGACGCTGGCTGAGTGGCTGTTCGCACCGCTGCTTCGCGCCGTTCGCGGTTGACGCATGCGCGTTATCTATCAGAACGAGGTCGCCGAGTGCGGCTATGCCTGCCTCGCCATGGTGCTCAGTCACTTTGGCCGTGCCACGGACGTCAGGGAAATCTCGACGTTTCGGCCCATTTCTTCCAACGGGTTGACGCTGACCGACCTGTATGACGTGGCTACAGAATTTGGCCTTGAGGTGGAGGCCTATCAGTTTGGCCCCGAGCATGTGGATGAAATCCCTCGCGGTGCCATCCTGCACTTTGGTGGTGCGCATTTCGTGGTGTTCGAAAAGGCGCGACGCGGCTACGTTCGCGTCATTGATCCAGCGGTGGGGCGGCGGCGGATCGCGATGGATGTATTTGTGGCGTCCGCATCGGGTTACCTTCTTCAGTGCTCGCCGACGCCCGACCTGCCGCAGGTCAAGGCGCGATCGAAGGTGCGGGCCGCACTGGAGCGGGTGCGCACGCTCAATCCGCAGTTGAACTCGCGTATTCGGAAAGTCCTTTTCGTCGCCATCGGCGCGCAATTTGCGATCCTCGCGACGCCGTTCTTTGGCGGTCTCGCCCTCGATTACGTCGTCGCGTCCGACAACATCGATCTGCTTGGGGCGCTGGTGCTTACCTTCGCCAGCATCTTCGTGGTGGGGGCCATGGGCCACTTCGTGCAGGGCTATCTCACCGAGGTGGTATTTGGCGAAGTGCGAATGAACATGACCGAGGGTCTTGTCGGTCATCTGCTGAGAAACCCCATCCCGTTTTTCGAAAAGCGCAATGTCGGCGATCTGTTCGCGAAGATCAGGATGCAGGAGGAGGTGGACGACTTCGTGACGCGTACGGCGGTAACCATGCGTATCGATGTTGCGGTTGCCCTGCTAGGCACGGGACTGATGATGCTGGCCAGCGGTACGTTGGCTGCGATCACGCTGGGCCTGTTCTTCGTCTATGTCATGGTGGCGATGGGCATTTTTGTGCGCATGCGCGACGTGCATGCCT
This genomic interval from Dyella japonica A8 contains the following:
- a CDS encoding DUF2118 domain-containing protein is translated as MPHLPRFGDVAWRWVAYASSAIVLIAVASAFHAEIELKRDVACEVVSPSVLPIPVQGGKVSGVYVHAGQRIRQGEPLLALLSIASGVSESAGDVDNVVAPQDGVVAFVHARVGRWLERGDVAVILDTQPDGPLQVVLRIPSGQRGFVQHGQRVGIKLDAFPFSRFGVRAATIGSVSEVTTGNAVADSPLEDSGIAKDASSDYLAWASLGARTFRYGGEELHIFPGMRGRASIVVERLTLAEWLFAPLLRAVRG
- a CDS encoding fimbrial protein, with translation MKTTCHPCDRHLDSSERAVGQFLPHRHCQAWLQAILFLISLLASNALWATGCSSLNGNPKTFTINLGGGSVMIPRDTATGAVLYTVNGPQLPQGSVADTSSWIAQCTNGNGITNGVLMTTPWPAVSPGLYATNVSGIAVRIKRFANTFPFSYAYTPASFTGGGPPYGWYFNAGPIVTYSFEKTGPISGGTVTAADIANVGMNYDGTVYAFYTNTSGQLTFTVGACVTPDIQVPLDPMPTSAFSGAGSTAGAKPFSIAVNGCPPGLNSVMYQLDAASGISVINAAQGVIGLGQSASATGVGLQIRDGSNNPVSFGAMHATTGYNKTSGGSFSIPLKAMYYQTAARMTAGSVASQAVFTMSYQ